One part of the Kiritimatiellia bacterium genome encodes these proteins:
- the gmd gene encoding GDP-mannose 4,6-dehydratase, with translation MKRALITGITGQDGSYLAEWLLSKGYTVIGMVRRASTENFERIEHLRDRITLLQGDLLDPFSLIQVLEVAQPDEIYNLAAMSFVPTSWNQPTLTGEFTALGVTRLLDAIRTVCPKARFYQASSSEMFGKVREVPQSETTPFYPRSPYAVAKVYGHYITVNYRESYGLYAVSGILFNHESPRRGLEFVTRKISHGVARIRLGLARELRLGNLDACRDWGFAGDYVRAMWQMLQQPEPDDYVVATGESHSVREFCEIAFAHVGLDWRQYVVSDPAFLRPAEVEHLIGNAAKARARLGWAPTVDFPGLVRMMVDADLERLRARPANAT, from the coding sequence ATGAAACGAGCACTCATCACCGGCATCACCGGACAGGACGGCTCCTACCTCGCCGAATGGCTGCTGTCCAAGGGCTACACCGTGATCGGCATGGTGCGCCGCGCCAGCACCGAGAATTTCGAACGGATCGAACACCTCCGCGACCGGATCACGTTGCTGCAGGGCGACCTGCTCGACCCCTTCTCGCTGATCCAAGTGCTCGAGGTCGCCCAGCCGGACGAAATCTACAACCTTGCCGCCATGTCGTTCGTGCCGACCTCCTGGAACCAGCCGACGCTCACCGGAGAGTTCACCGCGCTCGGCGTCACGCGGTTGCTCGACGCAATCCGGACAGTCTGCCCGAAAGCCCGCTTCTACCAGGCCTCCAGCAGCGAAATGTTCGGCAAGGTGCGCGAAGTGCCGCAATCGGAAACCACGCCGTTCTACCCCCGCAGCCCGTATGCGGTCGCGAAGGTCTACGGCCACTACATCACGGTCAACTACCGCGAAAGCTACGGCCTCTATGCAGTCTCCGGCATTCTGTTCAACCACGAGAGCCCCCGCCGCGGGCTCGAGTTCGTCACGCGCAAGATCTCCCACGGTGTCGCCCGCATTCGCCTCGGCCTCGCGCGGGAGCTGCGGCTGGGCAACCTCGACGCCTGCCGCGACTGGGGGTTCGCCGGCGACTACGTCCGCGCAATGTGGCAGATGCTCCAGCAGCCGGAGCCGGATGATTACGTGGTGGCGACCGGCGAGTCCCACTCCGTCCGCGAGTTCTGCGAGATCGCGTTCGCACACGTCGGGCTGGACTGGCGCCAGTACGTCGTCAGCGACCCCGCGTTCCTGCGCCCCGCTGAGGTCGAGCACCTCATCGGCAACGCCGCGAAAGCGCGAGCCCGTCTGGGCTGGGCGCCGACCGTGGACTTCCCTGGATTGGTTCGAATGATGGTCGACGCCGATCTGGAGCGGCTGCGCGCGCGGCCGGCCAACGCGACGTGA
- a CDS encoding GDP-mannose 4,6-dehydratase: MKVLITGAAGFVGRHLVAELAAHNHEVAAFCLPGETPPPEIPVHHGSVAEADDLEAALDRFRPDGCVHLAGVSSVPRSWAAPAETFRTNLLGTLYLLESVRRRPGLRCLIVTSSQIYGAGGDDRPLDETTPPRPASPYAISKAAADQLALAWAHRFSLPVLTARPTNHIGPGQSPEFVVASLALQLARISLGVAAPPVRAGNLESVRDFLDVRDVVRGYRLLLERGRAGEAYHLASGREYRIADLWERLCAIAGLHPPVEAAPELWRPADRGPRLDWTRIRTHTGWLPSIPIEETLRAIYDDARRRVTIS; this comes from the coding sequence GTGAAGGTGCTGATCACCGGCGCGGCCGGTTTCGTCGGCCGTCATCTCGTCGCGGAGCTCGCGGCGCACAACCACGAAGTCGCCGCCTTCTGCCTGCCGGGCGAAACGCCGCCCCCCGAGATTCCCGTGCACCACGGCAGCGTCGCGGAAGCGGACGATCTCGAGGCGGCGCTCGACCGGTTCCGCCCGGACGGATGCGTGCATCTGGCCGGTGTCTCGTCGGTGCCCCGCTCGTGGGCCGCACCGGCGGAAACGTTCCGGACGAACCTGCTCGGCACGCTGTACCTCCTGGAGTCGGTACGGCGACGCCCCGGCCTCCGCTGCCTCATTGTCACCTCTTCGCAGATCTATGGCGCCGGCGGCGACGACCGCCCGCTCGACGAAACGACCCCCCCGCGTCCCGCCTCCCCTTACGCGATTTCAAAGGCTGCGGCAGATCAGCTGGCGCTCGCATGGGCTCACCGATTCTCGCTGCCGGTCCTTACCGCCCGCCCCACCAACCACATCGGCCCGGGGCAGTCGCCGGAGTTCGTGGTCGCCTCGCTCGCGCTGCAGCTGGCGCGGATCTCGCTGGGGGTCGCCGCCCCCCCCGTGCGCGCGGGCAACCTCGAGAGTGTCCGCGATTTTCTCGACGTGCGCGACGTGGTGCGCGGCTACCGGCTGCTGCTCGAGCGCGGCCGCGCCGGCGAAGCCTATCATCTGGCCTCCGGCCGCGAATACCGCATCGCGGATCTCTGGGAGCGCCTCTGCGCGATCGCCGGCCTTCATCCGCCCGTCGAGGCCGCGCCCGAACTCTGGCGTCCGGCAGATCGCGGTCCCCGGCTCGATTGGACCCGCATTCGCACTCACACCGGTTGGCTGCCGTCCATTCCGATCGAAGAAACCCTCCGTGCAATCTATGACGACGCCCGCCGCCGCGTCACCATCAGCTGA
- the rlmB gene encoding 23S rRNA (guanosine(2251)-2'-O)-methyltransferase RlmB → MHQRESGPAEVEWLYGRQVLLEVLRAGRRRCRALWVAEGVREGPTVSALEGWARRRGVPVRRCPKSELDRRTASANHQGVVLEAEPFQEAEFEEVLEATRHRDEPPFLVVLDHLQDPQNVGSIMRSAEAAGVHGVVLARDRACGVTPAVVRASSGAVEHLAVTRVANLANAVTEMERRGIRCWALEAAEDARPIYAWDLRGGLAVVVGAEGHGVQKRVRAACSGSVAIPMRGKVASYNAAVAAAIAMYEVRRQRDASLPPQ, encoded by the coding sequence ATGCATCAACGCGAATCGGGCCCGGCTGAAGTGGAGTGGCTGTACGGGCGGCAGGTGCTGCTGGAGGTGCTGAGGGCGGGGCGGCGCCGATGCCGCGCGTTGTGGGTGGCCGAGGGGGTGCGGGAGGGGCCGACGGTGTCGGCGCTTGAAGGGTGGGCGCGGCGGCGCGGCGTGCCGGTGCGGCGGTGTCCGAAGTCCGAGCTGGACCGTCGCACCGCCAGTGCGAATCATCAGGGCGTGGTGCTCGAGGCGGAACCGTTTCAGGAGGCGGAGTTCGAGGAGGTGCTGGAGGCGACGCGTCACAGGGACGAGCCCCCGTTTTTGGTGGTGCTGGATCATCTGCAGGATCCGCAGAACGTCGGTTCGATCATGCGCTCCGCGGAGGCGGCCGGGGTGCACGGCGTGGTGCTGGCTCGCGACCGGGCCTGCGGCGTCACGCCGGCGGTGGTGCGGGCCTCTTCGGGTGCGGTGGAACACCTGGCGGTGACGCGGGTCGCGAACCTCGCGAACGCAGTGACGGAGATGGAGCGGCGGGGCATTCGCTGCTGGGCGCTCGAGGCGGCGGAGGACGCGCGGCCGATCTACGCATGGGATTTGCGCGGAGGCTTGGCGGTCGTGGTGGGCGCGGAGGGACACGGCGTGCAGAAGCGGGTTCGCGCGGCATGTTCGGGCTCGGTCGCAATTCCGATGCGTGGGAAGGTGGCCTCCTACAATGCCGCGGTCGCGGCGGCGATCGCGATGTACGAGGTGCGCCGGCAGCGCGACGCGTCGCTCCCGCCTCAATGA
- a CDS encoding tetratricopeptide repeat protein, translated as MPHTSASGRIAAFTAVLWLARGVAADPDTTPPRDPAPTATDPMAEIESAVARIRASYEQLRLRMDEQDRELRRARAARQAAEARHRELEGRVRELEAENISLQARISRLQTDLEEAHRRAELATTEARGLDERLQTVQRDLRRLTQERDELAASLQRERARADEAESDRLRLRAVVRDLERRVRSATEPDAPPPEAAEPAQEVTMPPPAPPPTAEPAVEATTTTLTVAPRPVPEPPASIVATTSSGTALLPMPPAGWTNPPPVPVPVLSATGGATAVAVLTTAAPPSEAAPVPMRLVPVEEVDESRLTQLLLQAATAREERRWEEARTLYEEALRLRPGDPSAATGLAETLLALGDLAAAERQAQQLLAAAPDHPDRLLLAGTVAARRSRHDEAVRYLRRARELAPLRADIARELGSALHDAGRYDEAAATFIAAAGLEPDDSLSWFNAAVCLLKTDPPKRQRAAECYRRAIELGEPKDERIEQRLREPDVAP; from the coding sequence ATGCCTCACACCAGTGCCAGTGGCCGGATCGCCGCCTTCACCGCCGTCCTCTGGCTGGCGCGCGGCGTCGCCGCGGACCCCGACACGACGCCCCCGCGCGATCCGGCCCCCACCGCGACCGACCCGATGGCGGAAATCGAGTCCGCGGTCGCCCGCATCCGCGCCAGCTACGAGCAGCTGCGGCTGCGCATGGACGAACAGGACCGCGAACTCCGCCGCGCGCGCGCGGCGCGACAAGCGGCCGAAGCGCGCCACCGCGAGCTGGAAGGCCGCGTGCGCGAGCTGGAGGCCGAGAACATCTCGCTGCAGGCGCGCATCAGCCGGCTGCAAACCGATCTGGAAGAAGCCCATCGCCGCGCAGAGCTGGCCACCACGGAGGCGCGCGGGCTGGACGAGCGGCTGCAAACCGTGCAGCGCGACCTGCGGCGCCTCACGCAGGAACGCGACGAGCTTGCCGCCTCGCTGCAACGCGAACGCGCCCGCGCGGACGAGGCGGAGAGCGACCGCCTTCGTCTGCGCGCGGTCGTCCGCGATCTCGAGCGGCGCGTGCGCAGCGCCACCGAGCCGGACGCCCCGCCGCCCGAAGCCGCCGAGCCCGCGCAGGAAGTCACGATGCCGCCTCCCGCCCCTCCGCCCACCGCCGAGCCGGCGGTGGAGGCCACGACCACCACCCTCACCGTCGCACCGCGGCCGGTACCGGAGCCGCCCGCCAGCATCGTCGCCACCACGTCGAGCGGCACCGCGCTCCTGCCGATGCCGCCGGCCGGATGGACGAATCCTCCGCCCGTTCCTGTGCCCGTCCTCTCCGCCACCGGCGGGGCAACGGCCGTCGCCGTGCTCACCACCGCCGCCCCGCCCTCCGAGGCCGCCCCTGTGCCGATGCGGCTAGTTCCGGTTGAAGAGGTCGATGAGTCCCGGCTCACTCAACTGCTTCTTCAGGCGGCGACTGCCCGCGAGGAGCGCCGCTGGGAGGAGGCCCGCACACTCTACGAGGAAGCTCTGCGGCTGCGCCCGGGTGATCCCTCGGCCGCCACGGGCTTGGCGGAAACGTTGCTGGCGCTCGGCGATCTGGCCGCCGCCGAGCGGCAGGCACAGCAGCTGCTCGCCGCCGCGCCGGACCACCCCGACCGGCTGCTGCTGGCCGGCACTGTCGCCGCGCGCCGCAGCCGCCACGATGAGGCGGTCCGATACCTGCGCCGCGCCCGCGAGCTCGCACCGCTGCGCGCGGACATCGCGCGGGAACTCGGCTCCGCGCTCCACGATGCGGGCCGCTACGACGAAGCCGCCGCCACCTTCATCGCCGCCGCCGGCCTGGAGCCGGACGACTCCCTCTCGTGGTTCAACGCCGCGGTGTGTCTGCTCAAAACCGATCCCCCCAAACGACAGCGCGCGGCTGAATGCTACCGCCGTGCGATCGAACTTGGAGAGCCCAAAGATGAACGGATCGAACAACGATTGCGGGAACCGGATGTGGCGCCCTGA